TTGGATCCAACCGCTACCGGACTCCGCCGGCTTCACCTCGAGATCCGCGATGACTCGGGATGGAGGGAAGCGATACACCCCGCCGACTTTCATCACGGGGATATCGCCCTCGTGCACCATGCGTGCGATGGTCCTGGGGGAGACGGCGAGGATGCGCGCGATCTCCTTCATATCGACCGCCTGTTCGTGCTGACCGTCCGTCATGGTGTGAAGCTACAGGCATGCCTAGCGTGCAGAGAATAGAGTTCCCGCCGGCCCTGATGACACGGGAGCTGGCGGCCTACTACCTGTCAATGTCGCTCCGTGAGGTCGACGAGCTGCGCGCGACAGGGAAGTTGATCCCGGTGGGGGATGGTAAGCGTGTGAAGTTCGCCAAGACGGAGCTCGATCGCTACGTCGGGCAGCTTGCAGAGAGAAGTCGAACTTAGGCGAGCGACAGCCACGTCTGCTTATGCGGAGAAGACCGACGCGATGACAGCACTCAACGCGATCGTGACGAGCGATATCACGGAAACCGCTATTTGTTCGCCCTTGCTCTTCAGCGGAGTGAATACTGTGGCAGCCGTCATCACTGACACAAAGGCGAGCCCGCCAGAGAGTGCCCTCACCCCGATGTCTCCGGGAACGATCATGGCAGCCAAGAACCCGATTCCGCCGCCAATCAGAGTGGTCAGTGCAACTGGGAGCCGCTGCGGCTTTCGACTGAGGTCCCAGAGCTCCGGTGCCGGCGGAAGAAGCTCGCCGAGCGCGCGCGTGGCATCCATCCCCGCCTCGACCGCTGCGGCACCCGCGTTCGATGGGTCGTCGGAAGCCGTGTGCTCTCTATGGGCATTGAGTGCTGCCTCGAGAGTCTGAGCGTACTGATTGCTCGTCAGCCGGTATGAGGGACTTTCCATGCCGCGATGCTATCGAGCGATTCAGAGGCTGAGATGCGTTGTCCGGGCTTCGGGCCACGATTAGGGCATGGCAGAGCGGTGGCATCCCTTCATGGGCACAGTCGAGCGGCCCGCCGGCACCTGGTACCTGACAACCCGGACGGTGATCCCTACGGCCGTGTCGAGATCCGCCGGCGGGCCTAAGTCGTCTTCTATCGGTGCTGGCTTCGGGAGGTGGAGTTGAACCCGCAGCCCACTCTCCGTGCCGCTACGATGCTTGTCCACCGGGCCTACATCGCCACGCTGTCGCCTGGACCCCCGCCTGGCGGGATCTACCCTGACCTGAAGGGTGGCTCATCGGTCAGGTGAGCCGCTACGCTCGCGAAAACTGCACGAGCACACCCCGGGGGACCTCATGACCGATCAGCCGCTCTACACCTTCACGTCGCACATCGCCGGGAAGAACGCGAAAGTGAGCATTCACGCGGACCGCGTCGAGTGGGAGGTTGCTCGAGGTGTCTCCGGCGCGAAGGTCACCGCGGGTGTCTTGACGGGCGGGCTCTCCATGCTCGCCACGGGCGTGAAGAACGGCAAGGCTGGCAGCGAGATGATCCCCGTCAAGTCGATCACTTCGGTGACGACCGCGCGCGACGGGATGCTGAACTCGAAGGTGTCCGTCGTCACCGCTGGGAACACTGTCGACTTCCGGGTGTCGCACGCTGAAGCCAAGATCGTGAAGGACACCCTCACCAAGCTGATCCTCGGCGGCGCGCCGACGCCCGGACAAGCTGCTGCTGAGGCTGTTCAGGCGGCTCCTGCCGTGCCGTCCGCTCCTACGGCACCGCAGGTCGACGTTGCTGCGCAGCTCCAGCAACTCGCGGGTCTGCGGGACGCGGGGATCCTCACCGAAGAGGAGTTCACCGCGAAGAAGGCAGAACTGCTATCACGGCTGTGACACTGCCGACCTACTGGCCGGAATCCGCTAAACCGTCCCCTCTTCCGCAGGAAGCGGCCGACGGGTTAGCTTCTCCCCATGGGGAACTTCTCGGACGATCTGAACGCCGCCTTCGAGGGAATGATCGGCGAGGTAGTAGCCGACGCTGAACAGAAGCTCGGTGAGGATCTAGCGGACCGCTGCCGAGAAGCCGGCCTCGACAACGCCGATTACGCCGACATCACCATCGAGCAAGATGAGGACTCTCGCGAGTTCAATATCGACCCCGAACGTGTGCGTGCGATCGCGAATCAGATCTTGGTAGGCGATCGGTAGCAGCGACCGTCAGTTGTCGAGGGGGTGACCCCAGCCGTTGTACCGCTTCCCGTCGCGGAAGTTGATCGTGTTTGTTCGGGTTCGGTGACGAGATCTCCGCACTGCTGGTAGCTGACGTGTGGGACGAGTGCGGCCACTCACTTCGCCTACTCTCTTCCCTGTGCCTGAACCTGCCGAGACGCTCGAGTGGTGGCCCGACTATGAAGGTGCGCTGATCTGGCGAGGCGCTGAGCGTGTACCGATGAGCGAACTCGGAGTCTCCGTCGATCTCCAAGGAGAACTCACGACCTGGCTATGCGAGTACGACGACGATCTCTTGTTCGGCGAGACCCCTGAGAGTGCGAGCTGGCTCGCTGACGGGACGAGGCTCCTGCGCGCGCTTCAGGACGAACTCCGCCGCAGCTACACGGTTGAGCCGAGTGAAGACTTCTGGTTGGCAGGAGACGCCTGAGGCGCCCGATCTATCTGCGGTCGGATCGTGTGCGTGGAGTGGGAAGTGCACGGCGGACGGCGTTCCGGTGTCGCAGCCCATATGTATGATTCGGGCCATGGCAATCACAGTGCTCCTCGAGAGCAACGTCAGCGGCATCATCGAGCACGAAACCGACGAAGCGACGGAATTTCTGTCCGCGCAGGGAGTGTGGTGGAAGCGTAACCCGGAGCGTGAGACAGACGGTCGGCCGTTCTATGAGCCGTCGTCTGCGCCGTATCGGCAGCGGTCGAAGCACGAGTGGACGGCGCAGCTCGCGGAAGAGGACTCGTGCGCGATGGGCGAGGGCGCGCGGCGCGAGATGCTTGAGGAGCAGGGACATTCAGTCGATACGCGGCTGCACTGACTTGCCTCGGCGCGGGCGGACTTTCCTGGCCGTATCGTGACGAACCGGCAAGTGCTGGTGGCGACCGCGAGGACGGTGCGGCTGAGTGGGAGAGGGATTCAGCGAGCGTGAGCATTCTGATGTTCAGCCAGGACGAGAGATCTGTGATCATCGTCACCGACACTCTTGCCACGACGCCTGACCGCAGGCCATTACTCTTCCAGCCGAAGGCATGGCACTTACCCCACCTCAACATGGCGATGGCAACCACAGGAACCGCTAACCTCGGCAGCCTCTGGAGCGAGCGCATCCGATCCTCGGCTCTTGCTCGTGATGTGGGGATGCTCGACGCTGTCGCCCCCGGCGTATTGCGCGAGATTTGGGGGCAGCTGCGAGAGGAGTTCGGTGACCCTGGCTCGGCTACGATCTATCATTTTGGATTCGAGTCGGGCCGTGACGGCATCGTCCGGTACACCTATAGGTCGGTGACAGGGTTTGTCTCAGAGCGGGTGACCGAACCTGGCTTCGGCGTTCGTCCACCGCCCGAAACCTTTGAGCTCGAGGTGCCTTACACGCTCGACGAATTCATTGACCTCGCGAAGAAGGTGAGGGCGGAAAATGACGAGCGGCGCGTTGCCGTACCCGTAGGAATCGGCGGAGAGCTCCACCTCATGTTGCTTGAGGACGGGCGTTGCTCGACAAGTCGGATTTACAGATTCGAGGATTTCGAGGTGCATTTCAGGGAAATGATGCACCTCGCTCGTCAGTCCCCGCACTTTCGCACTGAATGATGGCTGCCAGACAGCCGCACTCGTCACCGGCACGCACATGGAGCCGTCCCGGGCTCGGACGACGCTGGGGGAGTGGGCCGACACCTGGCTGCAGGGGTACGAGCGGAACCTTGCCTCGACGGTCCGTCAGGCGAAGGTGCATCTGCGTGTGATCACCGCGGACCTGGGACACCGTCCCCTGGAGGCTGTGCGTCCCTCCGAGGTCAACACGTGGGTCGCATCGCTCACGGCCAGGGGGTACGCCCCCAGAGCACCACCTACGCGCTCCACAGGCGTCTCTCGCAGCTGTTCACCGACGCCGTCCACGACGGACTGATCCCGCGGTCACCGTGCTCGAGGCGGACCTCGCCGCCGGCCGCGAACCAACGCCCCTACGTCGCGACGACAGAGCAGGTGTTGGCTCTCCACGACGCCCTCCCGGCGCACTTCCGGCCGGTGGTGCTGCTCGGCGCGTTCGCTGGTCTCCGGGTTGCCGAGATCGCCGTTCTCCGCGTCAGCTATGTCGACTTCATGCGTGGCATCATCACGCCCGCGATTCAGTACCCCGCCGAGGAGCTGAAGACCGACACGTCGAAGAACCCGATCCCGATTCCGATTGAGCTCGCCGTCATGTTGAACGCGAACCCGGTGCGGTGGGGTAGCGACACCATCGTCGTCGGCGCGTTTGGGCGGCCTGTGGCGCCGTACACGATTGAGCAGGCGTTCGCGGCTGTTCGCGGTGCGATCGAGGGTCTCCCCGGGGGGTTCCGCATCCACGATCTGCGGCACTACTTCGCGAGCCTGCTCATCGCGGCCGGTCTCGACATCAAGACGGCGCAGGCCCGTCTCCGCCACGCATCCGCGAAGACGACGCTCGACACGTACGGCCACGTGTGGCCTGACCGAGACCAGTCTTCTCGGGCCGCCGTTGCAGCCGCGCTCCGGCCGTCAGTACCCGACGAGCGTCTCGACCTCGCCTAGCTCGAGACCGAACTCGATCGTCACCGAGACTCGGTGCGAGATCTTCGAGTTCGCCACCGGTGGGTCGGCGACAACGTCGAGATTGCGAACGACGCCCTTCCCGACGTCGAGCCCACGTGACTCGGTGAGCAGTGCGAGCAGTTTCTCGTCGCTGATGGGTACCTGAATCGATGCCATGCCCGGATGCTACCGACGAAAAGAGCCCGCCAGCACGAAGCTGACGGGCTCTCTCTGAGATTCTGCGGACTCCCTGCGGACTAGGCCCAGGAATTCCGCGTCATCTGGCTACACTCCGAAGTACAGCTCGAACTCGAACGGGTGCGGGCGAGCAGCGATCGGCTTGATCTCGTTCTCGATCTTGTACTCGATCCACGTCTCGATGAGCTCAGGCGTGAACACGTTGCCCCGCGTCAGGAACTCGTGGTCGGCACGCAGGGCCTCGAGCGAGTCGAGGAGCGAGTTCGGGACCTGCGGGATGTTCTTCGCTTCCTCGGGGGGCAGCTCGTACAGGTCCTTGTCGACCGGCTCGTGCGGCTCGATGCGGTTGATGATGCCGTCGAGGCCGGCCATCATCTGCGCAGCGAAGGCCAGGTACGGGTTGCCGGAGGCATCCGGTGCGCGGAACTCGATGCGCTTGGCCTTCGGGTTCGACCCGGTGATCGGGATGCGGATCGCAGCCGAACGGTTGCCGGCCGAGTACACCAGGTTGACGGGAGCCTCGTAGCCCTTGACGAGGCGCTTGTACGAGTTGATCGTCGGGTTGGTGAACGCGAGGACAGCCGGAGCGTGCGCCAGCAGACCGCCGATGTACCAGCGAGCGGTGTCGGAGAGGCCGCCGTAGCCCTTCTCGTCGTAGAAGAGGGGTTTGCCATCGAGCCAGAGCGACTGGTGGGTGTGCATACCCGAGCCGTTGTCGCCGAAGAGCGGCTTGGGCATGAAGGTCGCGACCTTGCCCCACTCTTCACAGGTGTTCTTGACGATGTACTTGAACTTCAGGATGTCGTCCGCCGAGTGCACCATCGTGTCGAAGCGGTAGTTGATCTCCTGCTGTCCGCCGGTGCCCACCTCGTGGTGCGAGCGCTCGAGGACGAAACCGGCCTCGATCAGCTTGAGGGTGATGTCGTCGCGCAGGTCAGCGGTCTTGTCGACCGGGCTGACGGGGAAGTAGCCACCCTTGTACGGCGTCTTGTTGGCGAGGTTGCCGCCCTCTTCGACACGGCCGGTGTTCCAGGCGCCTTCCTCGGAGTCGACGGAGTAGAAGCTCTGG
This DNA window, taken from Microbacterium sp. MM2322, encodes the following:
- the glnA gene encoding type I glutamate--ammonia ligase — encoded protein: MFKDSSEVLAFIKDEDVKFLDIRFTDLPGVQQHFNIPASTVDEEFFTVGQLFDGSSIRGFANIHESDMQLIPDVTTAYLDQFREAKTLVMIFDIYNPRTGEIYHKDPRQVAKKAEKYLASTGIADTAFFAPEAEFYIFDDVRYEVKQNQSFYSVDSEEGAWNTGRVEEGGNLANKTPYKGGYFPVSPVDKTADLRDDITLKLIEAGFVLERSHHEVGTGGQQEINYRFDTMVHSADDILKFKYIVKNTCEEWGKVATFMPKPLFGDNGSGMHTHQSLWLDGKPLFYDEKGYGGLSDTARWYIGGLLAHAPAVLAFTNPTINSYKRLVKGYEAPVNLVYSAGNRSAAIRIPITGSNPKAKRIEFRAPDASGNPYLAFAAQMMAGLDGIINRIEPHEPVDKDLYELPPEEAKNIPQVPNSLLDSLEALRADHEFLTRGNVFTPELIETWIEYKIENEIKPIAARPHPFEFELYFGV
- a CDS encoding site-specific integrase, which codes for MGRIAHGQGVRPQSTTYALHRRLSQLFTDAVHDGLIPRSPCSRRTSPPAANQRPYVATTEQVLALHDALPAHFRPVVLLGAFAGLRVAEIAVLRVSYVDFMRGIITPAIQYPAEELKTDTSKNPIPIPIELAVMLNANPVRWGSDTIVVGAFGRPVAPYTIEQAFAAVRGAIEGLPGGFRIHDLRHYFASLLIAAGLDIKTAQARLRHASAKTTLDTYGHVWPDRDQSSRAAVAAALRPSVPDERLDLA
- a CDS encoding SHOCT domain-containing protein; the encoded protein is MTDQPLYTFTSHIAGKNAKVSIHADRVEWEVARGVSGAKVTAGVLTGGLSMLATGVKNGKAGSEMIPVKSITSVTTARDGMLNSKVSVVTAGNTVDFRVSHAEAKIVKDTLTKLILGGAPTPGQAAAEAVQAAPAVPSAPTAPQVDVAAQLQQLAGLRDAGILTEEEFTAKKAELLSRL